In one window of Primulina tabacum isolate GXHZ01 chromosome 8, ASM2559414v2, whole genome shotgun sequence DNA:
- the LOC142554810 gene encoding uncharacterized protein LOC142554810 — translation MNSLIWNVRGLRSSESQQRLHAYVKAHQIKILATLEPMIIVISNLSGNIWVFSSADVQTECVFDHAQFLHIKVSASYLPTEVFCSFVYASCGYVERRDLWSSLLQVKPALGPWLVGGDFNTVRLNWFLPCSLSGMPRLFAKIKRLKHHLKWWNQDVFGNLFDKIIEAERAVRSAEVVCEADPSELNWTSLSDRNVDLAHVTAMEADFWRQKAACHWLEDGERNTKLFHNMSGASFFQHLLTGDPSALASPDFSGFPSVISAVENEGIVVTPSLEEVRATVFSIHPDSVAGPDGFSSAFFQHCWEDVHQDVFDAVLDFFRGSPLPQGFTATTITLIPKVAGAHAWSDFRPISLCNVTNKIISKLLYSRLRVVAERLISPNQSGFVPGRMISDNILLAQELTHSLTLPTRGGNVILKLDMAKAYDRVQWPFLFEVLRHFGFSERVVEMVSACISHCHFSVNINGSLSGFFGSTRGLRQGDPLSPMLFILGAEYLSRGLDRLYLQHPELRYRSCCDILISHLAYADDVIIFANGGSRSLRRLMGLLHHYENCSGQLVNAVKSSVILPPRCSERLRSRILRITRFAEGHLPLKYLGVPLFRGNRVCSLFEHLLQSVRRKLEGWEIRTLSPGSRITFIRSVLLSMPIYLFQVVQPPLAVMEKLELVFNAFLWRSRTLEKKWHWAKWSRACLPVMEGGLGFRRLKDLVDSFSIKLWFRFRQGSSLWARFLLRKYCQMDAPASVLPRGLISPTWRRLLRIRPRAEPGIRWRVGLGDVSFWDDIWFGDTALSSQCEVRGGRDVRVFHFLSEGAWDFDLLCAVVALSVAEAITLTPMAFGEPDLALWIHSSDGAFLIRSAWELVRLRDPVSDILTPCWGRWLRPTMSFFLWRFWHQWLPLDDMLQRRGFELASQCQCCDMSETFTHVFIDGPIARYVWHFFGAIFRVRIPCTRDLRLFLSAWKRNLHWAPGGHVKEFLPFIVLWFLWMARNDAKHRQLRISGETVKSQILSYLRLAHAAFIVKPKHWLGAFEAARSLGIFVAFQRTHRLAIVRWLCPPPGCFKLNVDGSSRGNPGESSVGGVVRDSSGRVVLSFSEFIGVGTNVRVELWAVWRGLLICSDLGLFPLWVETDSQISLQILRSRRCHWDLHHTVTRILCLLRGRAVHFSHIFREGNSVEDALAARAHTIRVLSLWSALFLWIWVDSRTFSIGAFIWTTLFSGGRSLQASPWPPLSIFCVLLPGFMVALDDLSLSVVSLAQSSIHVGIYMFSAFATCIGGSPCYLLATSYINVPVTLGFMTL, via the exons ATGAATTCCCTCATTTGGAATGTTCGGGGACTTCGGAGTTCGGAGTCCCAACAGCGGCTTCATGCTTATGTGAAGGCGCATCAGATTAAGATTTTGGCCACTTTGGAGCCGATGATCAT agtcatttcgaatctttctGGTAATATTTGGGTTTTTTCATCCGCGGATGTGCAGACTgagtgtgtttttgatcatgctcagttcctgcACATCAAGGTGTCCGCCTCTTATTTACCgactgaggtgttttgttcattTGTTTATGCCAGCTGCGGCTACGTTGAGCGCAGAGATCTTTGGTCTTCCCTTCTTCAGGTCAAGCCTGCTCTGGGTCCTTGGCTTGTTGGGGGTGATTTTAAT actgttcGGCTTAATTGGTTTCTGCCTTGTAGTTTGAGTGGTATGCCTCGCCTTTTTGCTAAGATTAAGCGCCTCAAACATCACCTCAAGTGGTggaatcaggatgtttttgggaacctttttgataaaatcattgagGCTGAGAGGGCTGTTCGGTCCGCTGAGGTTGTCTGTGAGGCTGATCCTTCTGAGTTGAATTGGACTTCTCTGTCTGATCGCAATGTGGATCTGGCCCatgtcaccgccatggaggcggatttttggagaCAGAAAGCTGCTTGCCACtggttagaggatggtgagaggaacaccaaactctttcacAACATG TCGGGAGCCTCGTTTTTCCAGCATTTGCTTACTGGTGACCCCTCTGCGCTTGCAagtcctgatttttcgggctTCCCCTCCGTTATCTCTGCTGTGGAGAATGAGGGTATTGTTGTGACCCCTTCTTTGGAGGAGGTTCGTGCGACCGTCTTCTCCATACATCCTGATAGTGTGGCTGGGCCTGATGGCTTCTCCTCggcgttctttcagcattgtTGGGAGGATgttcatcaggatgtttttgatgcTGTCCTGGATTTTTTCAGGGGTTCTCCCCTCCCCCAGGGTTTTACCGCCACCACAATCACTCTGATCCCCAAAGTCGCGGGTGCTCATGCTTGGTCGGACTTCCGTCCGATTAGTCTGTGCAATGTCACTAATAAGATCATCTCTAAGCTGTTGTACTCTCGGCTGAGGGTTGTGGCGGAGAGACTTATTTCaccgaatcagagtggcttcgttCCGGGTCGGATGATCTCCGATAATATTCTCCTAgcccaggagctcactcacagtCTCACTCTCCCCACTCGTGGCGGTAATGTTATcctgaagttggatatggccaaggcctatgaCAGGGTCCAGTGGCCTTTCCTCTTCGAGGTTTTGAGACACTTTGGTTTCTCGGAGCGGGTTGTGGAGATGGTCTCGGCTTGCATatctcattgtcatttctccgtgaacatCAATGGCTCTCTCTCGGGGTTCTTTGGTTCCACTAGAGGCCTCAGACAGGGCGATCCCTTGTCCCCCATgcttttcattttgggggcggagTACCTATCGCGCGGCCTTGACCGCctctacctgcagcatcctgAGCTCAGGTACCGCTCTTGTTGTGATATCCTGATTTCCCATCTGGCTTAtgctgatgatgtcattattttcgccaatggtgggtctcgtAGTTTGCGGCGCCTTATGGGTTTACTGCATCATTATGAGAATTGTTCGGGTCAGCTGGTGAACGCAGTCAAAAGTTCTGTTATcttgcctccgaggtgctctgAGCGACTTCGCTCTCGGATTTTGCGCATCACCAGGTTTGCGGAGGGTCATTtgcccctcaagtacctcggagtCCCCTTGTTTAGGGGTAACCGAGTATGTTCCCTTTTTGAGCACCTCCTACAAtctgttcgtaggaagttagagggttgggagatcCGGACGCTCTCTCCGGGTAGCCGCATAACCTTTATCCGCAGTgtgctcctctccatgccgatttatctgtttcaggtggtACAGCCACCGcttgctgtcatggagaagcttgagcTGGTTTTCAACGCTTTTCTCTGGAGGTCGCGGACACTGGAGAAGAAATGGCACTGGGCCAAGTGGTCTCGAGCCTGTCTCCCAGTGATGGAGGGtggtcttggcttccgcagattgaaagatctggtGGATAGCTTTTCTATTAAGTTGTGGTTCCGGTTTCGGCAGGGCTCCTCTCTctgggcgagattccttttACGGAAGTATTGCCAGATGGATGCTCCTGCCTCTGTTCTCCCTCGTGGTTTAATATCCCCCACCTGGCGTCGTCTCCTACGGATCAGACCTCGCGCCGAGCCCGGCATTCGCTGGCGCGTTGGCCTTGGAGACGTGTCCTTTTGGGATGACATATGGTTTGGGGATACTGCTCTGTCCAGCCAGTGTGAGGTCCGTGGAGGCCGTGATGTTCGGGTTTTTCACTTTTTGTCTGAGGGGGCTTgggatttcgatcttctttgcgCTGTGGTGGCCCTTTCTGTTGCTGAGGCGATTACTTTGACCCCGATGGCCTTTGGCGAGCCTGATTTGGCGCTTTGGATTCACAGTTCTGACGGTGCTTTTTTGATTAGGTCTGCTTGGGAGCTTGTCCGATTGAGAGACCCTGTTTCTGATATCTTGACTCCTTGTTGGGGCCGTTGGTTGAGGCCCACGATGTCTTTttttctttggagattttggcatcagtggctcccgtTGGATGATATGCTCCAACGTCGTGGCTTTGAGTTGGCTTCTCAAtgccagtgttgtgatatgtcggAGACATTTACACATGTCTTCATTGATGGCCCGATAGCCCGTTATGTCTGGCATTTCTTTGGGGCCATATTTCGTGTCCGGATCCCCTGCACAAGGGATCTCAGGTTGTTCCTTAGCGCTTGGAAGAGAAATCTTCATTGGGCACCTGGGGGCCACGTCAAGGAGTTTCTGCCCTTCattgttttgtggtttctctggatGGCTCGTaatgatgcgaagcaccgtCAGTTGCGTATTTCTGGGGAGACTGTGaagtctcagattttgtcttatttGCGTCTTGCCCATGCTGCTTTCATTGTTAAGCCCAAGCACTGGCTTGGTgcctttgaggcggcgagatcGCTGGGAATTTTTGTTGCCTTTCAGCGGACCCATAGGTTAGCGATTGTCCGGTGGCTCTGTCCACCACCTGGGTGCTTTAAGCTGAATGTTGATGGGAGTTCGAGGGGCAATCCTGGGGAGTCGTCTGTCGGTGGTGTTGTGCGTGATTCTTCTGGCAGGGTGGTGCTCTCCTTCAGCGAGTTTATCGGAGTCGGGACCAATGTCCGGGTggagctttgggcggtttggaggggcCTTCTTATCTGTTCCGATCTCGGTCTTTTTCCCCTTTGGGTTGAGACCGATTCTCAGATTTCTCTTCAGATCCTGCGTTCTCGTCGGTGTCATTGGGACCTTCATCATACAGTCACTCGGATTCTGTGTCTTTTGAGGGGGCGGGCGGTTCATTTTTCACATATTTTTCGGGAGGGAAATTCGGTGGAGGATgcgttggcggcgagggctcatACCATTAGG GTACTGTCTCTTTGGAGtgctttgtttctttggatctGGGTGGACTCTCGCACCTTCTCCATTGGTGCTTTTATTTGGACCACCCTGTTCTCTGGCGGTCGCTctctgcaggcttctccttggCCGCCGCTTTCTATATTTTGTGTTCTCTTGCCGGGTTTTATGGTGGCTTTGGATGATCTATCTCTCTCAGTGGTTTCTCTGGCCCAGAGCTCCATTCATGTCGGGATTTATATGTTCTCTGCTTTTGCTACGTGCATTGGTGGCTCTCCATGTTATCTCTTGGCTACCTCTTATATCAACGTTCCAGTCACGCTTGGATTTATGACGTTATGA